The Vibrio penaeicida sequence CGGGATTGGCTAATGCGAGTCAAAGGGATCGCCCACCCCCCCAAAAGCTCTGTACGCATAGAGGCGGAGCTGGATTTGTCGCAGCGTGACTTTATGTATCTACATGTGGATGGGCAGATTTTCAGTGCGTCCATCCATGATATCGACATCACAGCTTCACCTGGCAAATTGCCACCGAAAATCCGGTTACCTTCTGGGTGGTTGTTTGTGCCCAGCAGTGCTGAGAAGATCAATGAATTTCTAGTACAGCATGGAAAAAAGAGCAGCCTAAGTCACCTGGAAAAAAACGCAAAAGCGATCATAGTAAGCACATTGCTGATCGTTGGATTAACCATAGGTTCTTTTACCCATGGTATTCCTTGGTTTAGCAAGCAGGTGGTGAATTGGTTGCCTCATGAAGCACATGAAGTGTTGGCTGATTATGTCTTAACTTCCATTGATGAAGAGTGGCTTTCACCTTCTGAATTACCTATTGAGCAGCAAGATGCCATTAGAGCGCGATTCTATCAGCATTTAGGTAAACTCCCGCCCGCTCCATTTGCCCCTCAGCTGGAGTTTCGCTCGTCTGATGGTTCACCTAATGCCTTTGCATTAAGTGGAGGCGTGATCATCATGCTTGACGAGATGGTCGAGCTTGCTCAGACAGAAGAAGAACTCGACGCAATATTGCTGCATGAACTGGGGCATATTTATCATCAGCATGTCATGCATAGGCTCGTCTCATCCAGTTTGGTTTCTGCAACGGTAGCCGTGATGACAGGTGAAAGCTCGGGGCTCATTGATACTATGGTTGGAGCCGGTGTTTTTGTTTTGCAAAGTGGGCATTCCCGAGAAGCAGAAAAAGAAGCGGACGAATTTGCTAAAAAGTCGCTAAAGAAGATATACGGGACGAGTGAGCCGCTGGCTGTGATTTTTGAGCGCTTACAAGAGGAATCGAGTGATATTCCGGAGTGGCTAAGTTCACACCCTGAAATGGAAAAACGCATTCAAGAGGCGAGAGAATAGGGTTCTAATTTCTACTCACAGTAGATAGAGGTTGGACATAAAAAAACGAGCGTCAGTGCGCTCGTTTCTGTATTCATTTCAAAGACGTATTTTATCAAAACCGAGTCTTGTCAAAAGCTTGTCTTTTCAAAGCCGTATCTTATTAAAAGCTTGTCTTTTCAAAAACTAAGACTATTTACGTACCGCAATCGCTTCAATTTCGATTTTTACATCTTTTGGCAGGCGAGCAACTTCTACGCATGAACGCGCTGGGTAATTCGCTACATCGTGCTCATCGAAAAACTTACCATACACTTCGTTTACTGTTCCGAAGTCGTTCAGATCTTTTACAAAAACTGTAAGTTTTACGATATCTGCAACCGTCAAACCTGAAGATTCAACGACTGCTTTTACATTCTCAAGAGATTGGCGCGCTTGTGCTGCGATGTCTTCTGGTACTTCACCAGTTGCTGGAACCACTGGGATTTGACCAGAAGTCAGTACCATGTTGCCAAGGTCAACACCTTGTACATATGGGCCAATAGCAGCAGGGGCAGATTCAGTGTGCAAAACTTTCGTCATTATTTTTGTTTCCACGTTGTTCAAAAGGGGTTTCAGTGTGCCTTTTGAGTCACTATTCGTAAAGAGGTGAGCGTTTTAAAAATGCGTTTCTACTAAATGCGTCACTTGGTAGTCGTTATCACACACACAAATATAGCGCCACTTATCAAAGGTTAAACAAGGGTGAGATGTTGAAAATACAACAATGTCACCAACAGTCAGCTCACTGTTCTCAGGAATCGCTAAGAACGTATGCTGATCCATAATATCGGTCGCGGTTAGCCCTTCGATACTTATCGCATCGCCATTGCGATAGACGCGTTCAGGTATGGGTAAACCGGCATCGAACGCCACATCTCGTTTTCCCATACCGATAATGGCTTTTCCCGGCTCAGGGATGGACAAAACATACGCCCAAAGCTCTAAGGAAGACGTGAGGTCTCCACCCATATGACAAGCCACACTATTGTCGCGCTGGCTGCGTTCCATGACGGTTTGCTGCGCATCTTGGTAAATACCTTTATCGTGAATGAGGTAACAGCCAGGTCGAATGATGGTGGTGAGGCGTGATTGGTTAGTAAAGCATTCAGCCACCACGTCATACCAAGCTGAACCTGCTCCTGTCAGAATGGGGCACTGGCGCTTTATCAAGCCTTGCTGTTTGAAAGACAGAGTGAGTTCAACAGCGCTGCCAATAAAATATCGGATCCGACGTTCTGAATCTTCACATTTGGGGATCGCCCCCTCATAGAATTCGATGCCATGAAGATCGACGCCAGGCAAATTTCGGATCATCATCGCCATGTTTTGCATCGCCTCTGGGTGCCTGACACCACAGCGTCCGCCGGCCATACCGTATTCTATCAATAGGTTGATCACTTGTTGGCGTTCTTGGAAAAATCGACTCAGTTGCTCTACGTTTTCTTGCGAATCGACGCAGCAAAAAAACTCGACGTCATTTTGAGACAGCAATTGAGAGGCTCTAGCCATATTGGCTTTACCCACCAATTGGTTCGCAAGCAATATACGTTTAGCGCCCGCTTCATAGGCAACCCAAGCCTGCTGAATATTGGCGACTGTTATTCCCCAAGCCCCTGCTTCCAATTGCTGTTGGAACAAATCTGGCGTCATGGTGGTTTTGCCGTGAGGCGCTAACTTAACACCATGCTGGTCGGCGAAGTTTTGCATCCATTGGAGGTTACTTTGTATCGCTGATTGTTTGATAACTGCGGCTGGCAGCATGATCTCTTCATTGATCAAACTGTATTGACCTTTACTATTGTTTTCAGCCCAAACGCCTTTGGAACCCACGGCTTCAAATTTGTTTTGGTAATGAGTAACGCTCTTCATGGATTTACTTTCCTACCTGTTGTTTTTCTAACAAGGTCAAAACTTCAATCAGTACTTTGCCTTATCTCGATTCTAGCTTTAATGAGTGATAGAAACTATCACACACCGTTTTTTAAACTGTGCGTCCTCTCACTGTTTGACCATTTAATTCCGCCTAGTATCCACTTTACATTAAGACCGTAAGAGTGTGGGTTTCTTTCCTATTCTAAGTTTAATTCGTTGTTTTATTAGGCTTATTATGTTTCATCTTTAATGATGGGATTGTTGTTGTAATAGTGTGCCTTATGCTCGTGACTCTTATGTTAGAAAAAAACATAGGCTAGGTGGTAATACCCAAATTGAGGAAGGGAAATGCAATACGATGTTGTGTTCCGAAACGTGCTTGTTGTCGATGGCACGGGTGAGAGCACGTACAGTGCAGATGTAGCCATAAAAGAAGGGCGTATTTTGGAGGTGGGTGATCTTGCCAATGCTGATGCG is a genomic window containing:
- a CDS encoding M48 family metallopeptidase; amino-acid sequence: MRVKGIAHPPKSSVRIEAELDLSQRDFMYLHVDGQIFSASIHDIDITASPGKLPPKIRLPSGWLFVPSSAEKINEFLVQHGKKSSLSHLEKNAKAIIVSTLLIVGLTIGSFTHGIPWFSKQVVNWLPHEAHEVLADYVLTSIDEEWLSPSELPIEQQDAIRARFYQHLGKLPPAPFAPQLEFRSSDGSPNAFALSGGVIIMLDEMVELAQTEEELDAILLHELGHIYHQHVMHRLVSSSLVSATVAVMTGESSGLIDTMVGAGVFVLQSGHSREAEKEADEFAKKSLKKIYGTSEPLAVIFERLQEESSDIPEWLSSHPEMEKRIQEARE
- a CDS encoding RidA family protein translates to MTKVLHTESAPAAIGPYVQGVDLGNMVLTSGQIPVVPATGEVPEDIAAQARQSLENVKAVVESSGLTVADIVKLTVFVKDLNDFGTVNEVYGKFFDEHDVANYPARSCVEVARLPKDVKIEIEAIAVRK
- a CDS encoding amino acid deaminase, with the protein product MKSVTHYQNKFEAVGSKGVWAENNSKGQYSLINEEIMLPAAVIKQSAIQSNLQWMQNFADQHGVKLAPHGKTTMTPDLFQQQLEAGAWGITVANIQQAWVAYEAGAKRILLANQLVGKANMARASQLLSQNDVEFFCCVDSQENVEQLSRFFQERQQVINLLIEYGMAGGRCGVRHPEAMQNMAMMIRNLPGVDLHGIEFYEGAIPKCEDSERRIRYFIGSAVELTLSFKQQGLIKRQCPILTGAGSAWYDVVAECFTNQSRLTTIIRPGCYLIHDKGIYQDAQQTVMERSQRDNSVACHMGGDLTSSLELWAYVLSIPEPGKAIIGMGKRDVAFDAGLPIPERVYRNGDAISIEGLTATDIMDQHTFLAIPENSELTVGDIVVFSTSHPCLTFDKWRYICVCDNDYQVTHLVETHF